TAAAGCATGGGTATCTTCTTTTACAAAAAATGATCTTCCCCCAAGCGGCATTCTTTATATCGAAATTATCTCACCTGATGGTAAAAGTATTTCGAGAGTAAAAAGCTTGATTGAAGATAGCCAGGCCAATGGCTTTGTAGAAATACCTGATGATGTGATTACAGGAACTTATTATGTGCGCGCTTACACAAAATATATGAGAAATGCAGGGCCCGAATCTTTTGCCTGTGTTGGTATCAGAATTGTTAATCCGCAACGCAAGGATTTTTTATCGGGTTCCGATACAATGGCGTTTCAGGCAATGGGAGAAGTTCCGGCTGTTGATGGTAAGTTGCTTGTAATCAATCATTACAAGCAGTCATTTCAGCCAAATGAAAAGGTTGATGTGTCTGTTGTTTCAGCGGTTTCACAAAAAATGCATCTCCATGAATTGTGCATCTCGGTAGTTCCTGACTGGACTTCCTCTACAGCTGTTGTTTCTTCCTCAAACCGCAAGCCTCAGCCTGAAACCGAAGTGTTTTTTCCTGAAATCAGAGGTCTTACCATTTCCGGCAAACTCATGGATCTTTCAACAGAAACAGTAGTAAGAAATTCTCGTGTAAATTTATCTATTATTGGCCCCGGCAGGGATTTTATGTCGCGGTTTACTGATTCAGCCGGGCGTTTTTCATTTGCACTGCCAGCATATACCGGTTATAGAGATTTGTTTATTGGGGCTGAAAAGTCAGATCTTGCCAATCAGGCAATACTGGTTGATAATGACTTTTGTGCTATGCCTGTCAGGCTGCCTGAACCTGAATTCAGGTTGTCGCCCGATGAGCGTAAACTTGCCATTAAACTGGCCGCCAATGCCCGGTTAAACCGCATTTTTAAAAATGAAAGTTCGGCCATTCAGGCACAGGCCGATACTTCAGCTGCAGCATTTTATGGAACTCCTACTGATGTGCTCAAATTTGAAGACTATATTCAATTGCCTACTCTTGAGGAGTACTTTAATGAGTTGCCCGGCCTCGTTAAAGTGAGAAAGCGAAACGGACAGAAGTATTTTAAAGTAATTGGTGATCAGCCTGAGATGCTTGTGTTTGATCCGCTTGTACTTGTTGACTGGGTTGCGGTGGACGATCCGGAGAAAATATTGGCTGCGGCACCCACCGACATTTTGCGAATTGAAGTGGTAAACCTGCCTTACGTGAAAGGAGATCTTACTTTTGGAGGCATTATCAGCATTATTTCAAAAAAAGGCGACTTTGCCGGCGTTGACCTGCCTTCTTCCGGTATCTTTTTAAATTATCTTTTTCTTCAGGAACGCTATACGAATGGCAATAAACTGATTGCTCAAGAGGGTATTCCGGACGCAAGAAACACAATTTACTGGAATCCGGCACTTGTGCTCAATCATGACGGGAGTGCTAACTTTTCATTTATTACGCCTGAAACACCCGGAAAATACGCCATTGTGATTAAATGCCTGACAGATGAAGGAGAACTATTCAGCGATAAGCTAACTATTGAAGTTAAGCCTGGTAATGGAAATTGACAGAAATGTTGTTTTTTGTTATTATTGGAAGTAGCGCCGCACTCGTGCATGATTCTGATTTGGCAGATTATTCAGAAAAATTTATCTGACAATTATTTTTCCTACATACAATAGATCATAATCCTGGTTTATCAGTTTCCAGTAATACAAGCCGCTGTTTTGGACAGGGATTTTTATACCTTGTTGATGTGTTGACTGTATTGATATCTTTTTGCCAGAATGGTCATAAAACTCTACCACAAGTTCTTCGTGCCCGGGGTTGCTCCATTTCAGGGAATCACTACCGGGGACCTCCAGAATGGTATTTGTAATAACCTTAACAGTTTCGCCCCTGTATGTGCTTTTAAAACTGTTATACAATTTTTCGAGCCTTTCGTCAGGCGTGTATAAAGCAAGCATTTCCTTTTGCTGCAAAGGTTTTTCATGCTGATTTGCCGCTGTTGTTTCAGTGGGTTTATTATCAGAACTCAGTGGTTTGCCTGCAGGCGTAATTTGTTTAGTATTATCGGTTATCCTGTTTTTTTTAGTTACTATCTGATTTTTGGTGGTGGTTGCAATTTTTTCTGATGAAGAGGTTTGGTGGGCAGGAATTAACTTTAGAATGACCATCACCGTAATTCCGGCAGCAGCAACAGCACTAACAGGCAGCAGCCAGCTTTTCGAATTCAATTGTTTTTTTCTATTGGGTTTAATGGAAAGTTCTTTTGAAAGTTCAGCCACAATAGCTGCTTCAGCATAACACTGTTCACAACTCTGAATGTGAGCAATCAGATTTTGCGGAACCAAATCCCAGTTATTGTCATTGATGGCATCTGCATAAATGGCAATTTCTTCTTCCGATAAATGCTTCTTAATATCCATATCCAGTTATAAGAAATAGAATCATTAGCGCAACAGGAATAGTATTCATGACCGGGCATAATCTTGCATAATGCATTTCAATGATTATTTCCAGACTCTCTCTTGTATATTCGGTATCACCACTTTTGTTAAGCCTGCTCAATAAGGTTTCAATTTGTTTGTGAAGCCACATTCTTACAGCATCTCCTTTAACGTTTTTCTGTTCAACAAGGTTTACAGCTTCAGCTAATTTGTCAAATATCTCACTTTTTGCAGTTGTTTCTTCCCTTCTCAGGATTAGCATCAATTCATTTGCTTTATCAATACTGTATTTTTCAAAGTCCTTTCTGCTTAAAGTGAGATGAAAGTAGAATTTTAAAAATAGAATCAATTTTCCTTCTTCATCCTTGAATGAATGAATAATGCTATCCAGGCGTTTCTCTTCAAGATGGAAGATGGTGTTTTTTTCAGTTTCAATATTTAAAGTGATTGGGTCAGATTCGTAAAGTTCTTTTTTGTCTTCATTTACCGAATACCAATGCTTGCTTTCATGTCTTATCACTTCACAACACATCCTGTTCATAATGGCAATGTAATAAGTTGAAAGCTTCGATTTCCCTTCAAAGGCCTTGTCAATTTTCTTCTTTTGGTTGATAAATTTCTCAACCACCGCCATCTTAACATCCTCTTTCTCACGCGATGGGATTATGTTACGCGCTGCGTATCGTGAAATAACAATATTTGCTATATCTAAAATTGATTCAATTGAAAAGGCTTCTGATTCTTTGTTGCGGGTAAGCTTCATTCCTGAAATTATTTCAGTACAAAGTTGCAATTTTTTCTTGCACTATCAGGGGAGTTTTCTTGTTGCTTAACCAATAATTAACAGAAGTTGTGATAACCGGTGTTTTTAATAGGGCTGTTTCCGGCTTATTTTATATTTTTGGCAAGGGATAAATAATTGCATTTTGATGAATTAACTTGTTGCCAGTGAGTTATTTATGATTTTTGATTGTCAGATCATGCACTGGTAATTTGAAGCATCTTTATTCAGACAACAACTTTTCAGCCTTTTGTTGATAAATCATAAGCCTTAGGTTTAATTTTCAACCTGAACGGCTTGGATAATTTTTTTCTGAAAGAGATGAATGATTCTCATTTATTATTAGGAACACCCGCAACTACTATAAACTATCCATTTGGCTAAAGGGCGAAAACTCGACTATGACATTTAAACAAATTACAGCGTCTATCATTTCCAGGTTAATTCCGCTCAGAATCATCAGAATTATTTTTTTTCTTTTTATTGGTTTAGCTCTTGAAATTCCGGAGGGTTTTGCCCAGTACGGACCGCTTTACTGGCAATTGCGCGGGTACGATAGCATTCCTGATTACAGGAAGGCTATGCACGCATTCAGTAGCAAGGATTTTACACAGGCGCAAATGCTTTTGGACTCAATAGGCAATACTTTTATAACTAAAAAAAACTATCGGAGATATTATCAGGTTCAGAATGAAAAGGGGGTGATGCTTTATCTGACCAAACAATACGATTCGTCTTTCCGTGTTTTCAACCGAAATGTTGATTTGATGATCTCTCATCAGGATACGCTTCATTATGAATTTGCCATAGCTATGCGTATTATGGGATATCTGGCCAATGCATGGGATGGTGTAAGTCAATCCAAACTGTATTTTTTGGAGCGTCAATGTCAGGCTTTAAAAAAGATGAACGATAAATCGCCTGTTTATGTTGATTGTTTAGGCGATTTGGGCCTTTATTATGTTAATACGCCGGAAATGCTAACCGGAATTAATTATTTGCTGGAAAGCAAGAAAATGGCTTTGGCACTTGGTTTAAAACATACAGTTCTTGTTAACGATCATACAATTACCAATAAGCTGGCAGTTGAACAGCCCTACCTTGCTCTTGAAATATTTGAAAATCAGTATAAAACGGCTGCCAGAAAATACTATCGCGATTCAACCGCTTTGATAATTCTGGCTTATACCATCGCTGACAAACTGCACGAAACCGGCAATTTTTCAAAAGCTGTTGAATATTTGAATGAGGCTGATGAAATTCAACAGGCTACAAACTATCCGCATATTAAGTTTAAGGCTGCCATTCCTGTTGATTTGGCAGTTAATTACAGTAAGCTTGGCGATGCCGAAAACTTTATGAAATATGCGGGCATTGCCTTGTCAGCCTACGGGCAGATTATCGAAAACAGACCTTTCCCACGACACTACCTTTATTCAGTTATTGGTGAAGGCTATCTTCCTTTTCAGATTGACAGTGCTTTGTTTTATTTGGATAGAGCCTGCGATTTGCTGTTGTCTCAGGATGTTCAGGAAAATGATAAACTGGCAGAAGTGCTTGCTTTAAAAACTGAGGCCCTGTTGGCTGGCTCTGATGCGGCAGGCGCTGAAAAAATGCTCGTTAAAGCCTTAAATTTACTTACCATTTCTCAATTTGACAGCCTCCCTGCATTTACCTGCTCATCGGCACATAAAGAGGTACTGCGCAGAATATACAACCTGGCCAATAATGTTTATTTGCAGAAATATATGCTCACTCATGAAAAGATGGCTCTGCAAATGGCACTTCAATCTGCTTCGTGCTATGATACACTCACGCGTATGCTCGCCCGCAATATTTCTGATGCTGATGCCATTCGTGATTTTGCTAAGGAATATAAAACTGTGGCTTCCCGGATTTTTGATAATCTGGATATTGCAGATATCCCTCAGCAAATGGCGTTTCGCTTTGTTAGTACGGCCAAAGCTTTTCAATTGATGACTGAAATTGAAAGGTATGCATACGCTCAGGCTGTTTCAACTCATGACAGCCTCTGGAGATCTAAGCTGGAACTGGAAAAAATGGTCCGCTTTCTGAAAAACCAGAAAACATCAGCATTGATTATGAATGATAGCTTACTGGCTGATAGTCTTGGCATCGAAATCAGAAATAAACTGATTGAAATGCTGATTGTCAATTACAGCATTATCAGAAGTCAGTCATCGGTAAGTAGTTTCTTGGATCTTGACAGCGATTTCTCTTTGCCTGAAACAAAACTCAATGACCGGCATTTGGTGTTGGATGTTTTTCATTCCGATAAAAAAGTGATTTTACTGGGTATTGATCAGGATGGTACAAAGTTGGCACGCATTGATGAACAGGGGCAATTTGATACAGCTGTTCAGGATTTTCTCAGAGATGTGAGAACAGGAAATCAAACAGATGATTCGGGAGGTGCTCTGGCAAACCTGCTGCTGAAACCAATGACACAAAAAATTTCTTTGGCCGCGAAAATTACTTTTATACCTGATAATTCACTTTTACAAGTGCCTCTTGAAGTATTGCCCAGTCCGGTGAATGGCAAAATGTTGATTGAAAATCAGTCAATTGCGTATAATTATTCTTTTGCATTGTGGAATAAATCATCACAAAAGGCCGCTGCTGAAAATAATCATATTTTGGCACTTGCACCCGTTTTTGAAACGGAACAACCTGTCGATCAGGTAGCTTATTCGCGGGGTGAAGCACCGGATGATGCCGGTTTTGACTTTTTATTCAGTGCTGACCATCTGGTGCCGTTGCCATTTACGAAAAGGGAGGTGAGGAAGCTTGACAGCTTATTTACAAGCTGCAGGATTGATCACAGGGTATTACTAAACAAGGATGCAACTAAATCAAATCTTAAAAAATATGCTGGCGATTACAGCATTATTCATATTGCTTCTCATGGTTTTGCTTCAAAAAAAGAGCCTGAATTTTCAGGTGTTTTCTTAGCTCCCGAAAAAATAGCTGATACGTGTCGGGGCGTTTCTGATAATGGTTTCTTACATATAGGAGAGTTGTCAAGCTTAAAAACCAATGCCAGCCTGGTGGTGCTTAGTAGCTGTAATTCAGGCGTCGGTGCGATATACGAAAGCGAAGGTGTAATGGCTTTGCCGCGGGCATTTATGTTTGCTGGTGTGCCCAATGTAATGGCCTCTTTGTGGAGAGTGAATGACGCTAAAACCAGTGTTCTTATGGTTGCGTTTTATCAATACCTTTTACAGGGAAATGATTATGCAAACTCATTGCGATTGGCAAAACTTGATTGTATTGCCAAAGGATACCTTCCGTTAAACTGGGCTGGTTTTGTACTTATAGGGAGTTAGCAAACTTCTAAAGCAGAAATCAGAGCAGTTGACTGTTTGTAATGTGTTGAATAATAATTGAATAGCCTGTTTTTCGGGTGATAAAAAAAGTGCCTTGATTGACTTGTCAAGGCACTTTTTTATAATAAGGCTGGTTATACTAAAAATCCTCTACTATCGGATTGGCGCCGATTTCATTCAGATAATCGAATAGAATCTGGTTTTGTTTCATTCTAACTTTAGCGTGAAAATCAGGCATAATGGCATAATATTCCTGAGCTTTTGCATAATTGCCTATCAGCTCATAGCACATGGCTGTATTAAATGCAGCTTCTTTATTGTCGGGTTCGGCTGAATATATCCTCTGATAAAGATTTCCCAGTTTTTTGATTTCACCGGATTCAAAGAGGACTTTAGCTGAAGATAGCTCTTCTTTTAAAGTTTTGTCTTTCACTTTTACACTAAGAAATTTGTACCAAACGGGCTCATGGCTATAGAATTTAAATGTGTTGTAAAAGCCGGGCTTCAGCGACGATTCACATTTGGCGAGCAGATCACTTACCGGCAGCAGTTTTTTGCCCGGCTTCCGTTCAGAATCAAACTGGATGTTAATGGTATCGTAATCAGTGGTTTTGTCTTTATACGTATAAGTGATCAGGACATTAATTCCGGCGGTATTTATTTGCCGGGTTTCATAGTACGGAATGGCACCGCCTACGCTATTTGCCTTTTCAAAATAGAGGTTTTCTTCAACTTCTTCTGAAGTTTTTATCAGGTAGGAGCCTCCGATGATTACATCTGCTTCTGATGCGTTAGTTACTTCTTCAAAAAGCGGATGAGTTGTCCAGCTGATGTGGTTCTGTATTTTTTTTGCTTTTACACCACTATACGTGTAGTAGAATATGTCAATGCCGGGTTTGGCCAGTGCATTAACATCAATCTGGCTTTCATTGCCTTTGTTGGTGAATCCTTCGAAATAAATCTTGCTCCCGCGTACTTTGGTCTCTTTTTCGAGTGAAAACTGGTAAAATTCACCTTGTTGAGCGTAAATGGCCGGAATGGTCAGGATATAGGCGAGAATAAATAGAAGTCCTTTGTAATTTTTCATCATCTGCAGTTAAAATATGTGAATCAATTTCCAGTGACTGGCTTCGGCTTCATTTTCAACAGCAGCGTATGAGCCATCAGGGTTCATTTTGACATATGAGCCTGTTCGTTGATTTTGTAAAAGAACGCGTTCGCCCCGCACAACCATTCTCCAATGCATGGATGGCTTTTGTATAACAAAATTGCTGCGTGAAA
This region of Lentimicrobiaceae bacterium genomic DNA includes:
- a CDS encoding sigma-70 family RNA polymerase sigma factor, producing MKLTRNKESEAFSIESILDIANIVISRYAARNIIPSREKEDVKMAVVEKFINQKKKIDKAFEGKSKLSTYYIAIMNRMCCEVIRHESKHWYSVNEDKKELYESDPITLNIETEKNTIFHLEEKRLDSIIHSFKDEEGKLILFLKFYFHLTLSRKDFEKYSIDKANELMLILRREETTAKSEIFDKLAEAVNLVEQKNVKGDAVRMWLHKQIETLLSRLNKSGDTEYTRESLEIIIEMHYARLCPVMNTIPVALMILFLITGYGY
- a CDS encoding CHAT domain-containing protein — encoded protein: MTFKQITASIISRLIPLRIIRIIFFLFIGLALEIPEGFAQYGPLYWQLRGYDSIPDYRKAMHAFSSKDFTQAQMLLDSIGNTFITKKNYRRYYQVQNEKGVMLYLTKQYDSSFRVFNRNVDLMISHQDTLHYEFAIAMRIMGYLANAWDGVSQSKLYFLERQCQALKKMNDKSPVYVDCLGDLGLYYVNTPEMLTGINYLLESKKMALALGLKHTVLVNDHTITNKLAVEQPYLALEIFENQYKTAARKYYRDSTALIILAYTIADKLHETGNFSKAVEYLNEADEIQQATNYPHIKFKAAIPVDLAVNYSKLGDAENFMKYAGIALSAYGQIIENRPFPRHYLYSVIGEGYLPFQIDSALFYLDRACDLLLSQDVQENDKLAEVLALKTEALLAGSDAAGAEKMLVKALNLLTISQFDSLPAFTCSSAHKEVLRRIYNLANNVYLQKYMLTHEKMALQMALQSASCYDTLTRMLARNISDADAIRDFAKEYKTVASRIFDNLDIADIPQQMAFRFVSTAKAFQLMTEIERYAYAQAVSTHDSLWRSKLELEKMVRFLKNQKTSALIMNDSLLADSLGIEIRNKLIEMLIVNYSIIRSQSSVSSFLDLDSDFSLPETKLNDRHLVLDVFHSDKKVILLGIDQDGTKLARIDEQGQFDTAVQDFLRDVRTGNQTDDSGGALANLLLKPMTQKISLAAKITFIPDNSLLQVPLEVLPSPVNGKMLIENQSIAYNYSFALWNKSSQKAAAENNHILALAPVFETEQPVDQVAYSRGEAPDDAGFDFLFSADHLVPLPFTKREVRKLDSLFTSCRIDHRVLLNKDATKSNLKKYAGDYSIIHIASHGFASKKEPEFSGVFLAPEKIADTCRGVSDNGFLHIGELSSLKTNASLVVLSSCNSGVGAIYESEGVMALPRAFMFAGVPNVMASLWRVNDAKTSVLMVAFYQYLLQGNDYANSLRLAKLDCIAKGYLPLNWAGFVLIGS
- a CDS encoding tetratricopeptide repeat protein, with product MKNYKGLLFILAYILTIPAIYAQQGEFYQFSLEKETKVRGSKIYFEGFTNKGNESQIDVNALAKPGIDIFYYTYSGVKAKKIQNHISWTTHPLFEEVTNASEADVIIGGSYLIKTSEEVEENLYFEKANSVGGAIPYYETRQINTAGINVLITYTYKDKTTDYDTINIQFDSERKPGKKLLPVSDLLAKCESSLKPGFYNTFKFYSHEPVWYKFLSVKVKDKTLKEELSSAKVLFESGEIKKLGNLYQRIYSAEPDNKEAAFNTAMCYELIGNYAKAQEYYAIMPDFHAKVRMKQNQILFDYLNEIGANPIVEDF